The following are from one region of the Chromobacterium phragmitis genome:
- a CDS encoding RebB family R body protein, which translates to MAYPTAVNNQITDAVTQSNVKVLGEAPAMAMGSIYQTMAHSTGILFENAVSAQQQQNTLAQAAANQGVMQIYSMNTMAGAAATEKVGQGGIADNLTSLLTVLQSFQNRSGL; encoded by the coding sequence ATGGCATACCCCACCGCAGTCAACAACCAGATCACCGACGCCGTCACCCAATCCAACGTCAAAGTGCTGGGCGAAGCGCCGGCCATGGCGATGGGCTCGATTTACCAGACCATGGCCCACTCGACCGGCATCCTGTTCGAGAACGCGGTGTCGGCGCAGCAACAGCAAAACACTCTGGCCCAAGCCGCGGCCAACCAGGGCGTCATGCAGATCTACAGCATGAACACCATGGCCGGCGCGGCCGCCACCGAGAAAGTGGGGCAAGGCGGCATCGCCGACAACCTGACCAGCCTGCTGACCGTTTTGCAAAGCTTCCAGAACCGCAGCGGCTTGTAA
- a CDS encoding RebB family R body protein, with translation MAYPTAVNNQITDAVTQTNVKVLGESPAMAMAAMFQTMSHSTGILFENSTAAQQQQNTLSQAAANTGVMQVYSVDTMADAAATEKVSQAGLPDHLTGMLTALQAFKPRG, from the coding sequence ATGGCCTATCCCACCGCGGTAAACAACCAGATCACCGACGCCGTCACCCAGACCAACGTCAAGGTGCTGGGGGAAAGCCCCGCCATGGCCATGGCGGCGATGTTCCAGACCATGTCCCACTCCACCGGCATCCTGTTTGAAAACTCCACCGCGGCGCAGCAACAGCAGAACACGCTGTCGCAAGCCGCGGCCAATACCGGAGTGATGCAGGTTTACAGCGTGGACACCATGGCCGACGCCGCCGCCACCGAAAAGGTCAGCCAGGCGGGCTTGCCGGACCACCTGACCGGCATGCTGACCGCGCTGCAAGCCTTCAAGCCGCGCGGCTGA
- a CDS encoding RebB family R body protein, whose product MAFPTSVNDQITDAVTQSNVKVLAESPAMAMGSLFQTMAHSTGILFENAISAQQQQNTLTQASTNMGVMQIYSMDTMAGAAGTEKVSQGGIADNLTSLLTVLQSFRR is encoded by the coding sequence ATGGCATTCCCGACTTCCGTAAACGACCAGATCACCGACGCCGTCACCCAGTCCAACGTCAAGGTGCTGGCCGAATCCCCGGCGATGGCGATGGGCTCGCTGTTCCAGACCATGGCCCACTCCACCGGCATCCTGTTCGAAAACGCCATCTCGGCGCAACAACAGCAAAATACGCTGACCCAGGCTTCCACCAATATGGGCGTGATGCAGATCTACAGCATGGACACCATGGCGGGCGCGGCCGGCACCGAGAAAGTGTCGCAAGGCGGCATCGCCGACAACCTGACCAGCCTGCTGACAGTTCTGCAGTCGTTCCGCCGCTAA
- a CDS encoding extracellular catalytic domain type 2 short-chain-length polyhydroxyalkanoate depolymerase: MHSKHSFARLSRASPWLAALAAGQALAASAPPLPALGADPTQNTVSGLSSGAFMAAQYSVTYSASVAGAGIVAGGPFYCAGLNKLGGPDRFMMTASNQCMRPQGAAPSGAAAWKEAQLFARQGVIDPVDNIKRQRLYIFTGQADSVVYPKVVAQTRAFYLSAGVSPSQIRYVDNVNAGHALLTANPGDEACPANVSPAAGSTKTNLNNCGFMQSRDILGQLYGDLKPPAGRLGGELLDFDQTKFGKGAYTGLSDVGHVYIPADCRQQTCRVHVVFHGCTQEDSRIGNRYYTSTGFNEVADSNRIVVLYPQIRTDRKRNPQGCWDFWGYSSANPSKPDYYTRTAPQMSAIRAMVERLNAPRP, encoded by the coding sequence ATGCATTCCAAACATTCGTTTGCGCGCCTGTCGCGCGCCTCGCCCTGGCTGGCGGCCCTCGCCGCAGGGCAGGCGCTGGCCGCCAGCGCGCCGCCCTTGCCCGCGCTAGGCGCCGATCCCACGCAGAACACGGTGTCGGGCTTGTCGTCCGGCGCCTTCATGGCCGCGCAATACAGCGTCACCTATTCGGCCAGCGTGGCCGGCGCCGGCATCGTCGCCGGCGGTCCCTTCTATTGCGCCGGACTCAACAAGCTGGGCGGCCCCGACCGCTTCATGATGACCGCCAGCAACCAGTGCATGCGGCCCCAGGGCGCGGCGCCCTCCGGCGCCGCCGCTTGGAAGGAGGCCCAGCTATTCGCCAGGCAGGGCGTGATAGATCCGGTGGATAACATCAAGCGCCAGCGGCTATACATTTTCACAGGCCAGGCCGACAGCGTGGTGTATCCCAAGGTGGTGGCTCAGACTCGGGCGTTCTACCTCAGCGCCGGCGTGTCGCCCTCCCAGATCCGCTACGTCGACAACGTCAACGCCGGCCACGCGCTGCTCACAGCCAACCCCGGCGACGAAGCCTGCCCGGCCAACGTCTCTCCCGCCGCCGGCAGCACCAAGACCAACCTCAACAACTGCGGCTTCATGCAATCCCGAGACATCCTCGGCCAGTTGTACGGCGACCTGAAGCCGCCCGCAGGCCGGCTGGGAGGCGAGCTGCTGGATTTCGATCAGACCAAATTCGGCAAAGGCGCGTATACCGGCCTGTCCGACGTCGGCCACGTTTACATCCCCGCCGACTGCCGCCAGCAAACCTGCCGGGTGCATGTGGTGTTCCACGGCTGCACCCAGGAGGACAGCCGCATCGGCAACCGCTATTACACCAGCACCGGCTTCAACGAAGTGGCGGACAGCAACCGGATCGTGGTGCTGTATCCGCAGATCCGCACCGACCGCAAGCGAAATCCCCAGGGCTGCTGGGATTTCTGGGGCTACAGCAGCGCAAACCCGTCCAAACCCGATTACTACACCCGAACCGCGCCGCAGATGTCGGCCATCCGCGCGATGGTGGAACGACTGAACGCGCCGCGTCCATGA